In Hyphomicrobium denitrificans 1NES1, one DNA window encodes the following:
- a CDS encoding ABC transporter permease, translating to MELAVNMPAGASARPTVSKRTRSRRRSIPMVMKLAYRNLFHDRMSFFVTIVGIVFSVVLVAVQSGIYLGSQKKISAIIDAAPADLWVIPLGTKSYDDPSFLSGRERHMVLSTPGVENSEDMVVSFASWRKPQGGRNTILLIGTAGDSPKALPWNIIKGSRAALEAPDTVAIDQSYFPDLGVNGLGQRAEINGASVELVAITKRIRSFTTLPFVFTSIEEARRLSGAEQDQASYQRVTLLSGADIEKVRAEIEQRLPDTEVLTQDEFRKRSQNYWLFQTGAGAALIAGALLGLIVGIVIVAQTLYSSTKDHINEFATLRALGAGAGYIVKVILMQAVLSGLIGYVLGMILALLAIRGAQDTKLTVIMTPGLAGGLFAVTIGMCIFAAISAIIKVVRIDPAVVFSR from the coding sequence ATGGAACTTGCAGTCAACATGCCAGCCGGAGCGAGCGCACGGCCTACGGTTTCGAAGCGCACACGCTCGCGTCGGCGTTCGATCCCGATGGTGATGAAGCTCGCCTATCGCAATCTCTTCCACGATCGGATGAGCTTCTTCGTCACGATCGTCGGCATCGTCTTTTCCGTCGTCCTCGTCGCCGTTCAGTCGGGCATCTATCTCGGCTCGCAAAAGAAGATTTCGGCGATCATCGACGCCGCACCGGCCGATCTTTGGGTCATCCCGCTCGGCACGAAAAGCTACGACGACCCGTCATTCCTCTCTGGCCGCGAGCGCCATATGGTCCTCTCGACGCCGGGCGTCGAGAATTCCGAAGACATGGTCGTTTCCTTCGCAAGCTGGCGCAAACCACAAGGCGGCCGGAACACGATCCTTTTGATCGGCACCGCAGGCGACAGCCCGAAGGCGCTTCCCTGGAACATCATCAAAGGCAGCCGCGCGGCGCTCGAAGCACCAGATACCGTCGCAATCGACCAGAGCTACTTCCCGGATCTCGGCGTCAACGGCCTCGGCCAGCGCGCCGAAATCAACGGCGCTTCCGTCGAGCTTGTCGCGATAACGAAGCGTATCCGATCCTTTACGACGCTGCCGTTCGTCTTCACGTCGATCGAGGAAGCGCGGCGCCTTTCGGGTGCCGAGCAAGACCAGGCCTCTTATCAGCGCGTGACGTTGTTGTCCGGTGCCGACATCGAGAAGGTGCGCGCCGAAATCGAGCAGCGTCTTCCCGATACCGAAGTTCTGACCCAGGATGAATTCCGCAAGCGCAGCCAGAACTACTGGCTGTTCCAGACCGGTGCCGGCGCGGCATTGATCGCGGGCGCGCTCCTCGGCCTTATCGTCGGCATCGTCATCGTCGCCCAGACCCTCTATTCGAGCACCAAGGACCATATCAACGAGTTCGCGACCCTACGCGCACTTGGTGCCGGAGCAGGCTACATCGTAAAGGTGATCCTGATGCAGGCTGTATTGTCCGGCCTCATCGGTTATGTGCTCGGTATGATCCTGGCATTACTTGCGATCCGCGGGGCCCAGGACACCAAGCTGACCGTCATCATGACCCCTGGACTTGCGGGGGGGCTGTTCGCGGTCACCATCGGAATGTGCATATTCGCAGCTATCAGCGCCATCATCAAAGTCGTCCGGATCGACCCGGCCGTCGTATTCAGCCGCTAA
- a CDS encoding alpha/beta hydrolase gives MATDAGFKIKGGKVGILLLHRLCGTPVEMRFVASGLAKQGYTVHCPTLAGHCGSEDELKASSWTDWYRSAELALDDLKKDCDVVIAGGLSAGAVLAILLAAKKPTKVDATALLAPTLWLNGWMIPWYARLFRLVRFKWFANLFSFPHHDPHGIKDERIRDFIRRARASRSSAEAGNPATPGGAVFEHRQMVNAVRKLVAFVRQPTLIVHPLEDDYAAMSNATYLRDSLGGPVNLEVLDDCYHVVTVDRQRHLVVDAIDRFVANLIGVRVEAPGQRTALGKISAA, from the coding sequence ATGGCGACAGACGCAGGCTTCAAAATCAAAGGCGGAAAAGTCGGCATCCTGCTGCTGCATCGGCTGTGCGGAACGCCGGTCGAAATGCGCTTCGTGGCGAGCGGCCTCGCCAAACAGGGATACACCGTCCACTGCCCAACTCTTGCCGGGCACTGCGGCAGCGAGGACGAGCTGAAAGCCTCCTCCTGGACCGACTGGTATCGCAGTGCCGAGCTGGCCCTCGATGATCTCAAGAAGGACTGCGATGTCGTCATCGCAGGCGGGCTGTCGGCGGGTGCTGTCCTCGCGATCCTGCTTGCCGCAAAGAAACCGACGAAAGTCGACGCAACGGCACTGCTTGCGCCGACCCTCTGGCTCAACGGCTGGATGATCCCCTGGTACGCGCGGCTATTCCGGCTCGTCCGCTTCAAGTGGTTCGCGAACCTTTTCAGCTTTCCACACCACGATCCGCACGGCATCAAGGACGAGCGGATTCGGGATTTTATCCGGAGGGCGCGAGCCTCTCGCAGCAGCGCTGAGGCCGGCAATCCTGCGACTCCCGGCGGTGCCGTGTTCGAACACAGGCAGATGGTGAATGCGGTCCGGAAGCTCGTCGCCTTTGTCCGCCAGCCGACCCTGATCGTGCATCCACTCGAAGACGACTACGCCGCGATGAGCAACGCAACCTATCTCCGCGACAGCCTTGGAGGTCCTGTCAATCTCGAGGTTCTGGATGATTGCTACCATGTCGTCACCGTCGACCGGCAGCGCCACCTCGTCGTCGACGCCATCGACCGCTTCGTCGCCAACCTCATCGGTGTTCGGGTGGAAGCACCTGGGCAGCGCACGGCCCTCGGTAAAATCTCGGCAGCTTAA